ttttgcattttgcgtTCACGCGAACCAAAACATCCAGCGGGCTTGTTGCCATGAAGCACAACACCAAACTGTTTTTACGTTTTGTCCAGCAGCGGTTTGCTTTTTCCacgttttttaaattattacacAGATATTTACTGTCCGCCTGGGATGAGAACGTCTTCTGctcaagacaaaacaaaatttaaatccATTATTTCCACGAATTGTGTCCAGCTTTTCAGAGACGGAACTTAAACATGGTTCGACTTTTCTTCGCTGTATGTGGACGTTTAGATCCGTACTGTTTGAGCTCTACTTCAGTCGAGCTCCGTCTGCGTCCTCCGTCACTCGGAGGGACGAGGTGCGTGCCTCCCCTTCGTCCACCGACTTGGCGGCCACAAACGTCACCAGCCTCAGCGGGAACTTGCCCGCCTTCTTCAGGCGCTTGGTATGATTTCGGACACTCATGAAGCAGAAGGTGTTGATCACCCCGTTGCTCATGGCGATGCACTCGATGATGTAGAAGACCACCAGCGAGTTCTTGTCCCTGGAAATGAGGGTGGGGTAGAAGTCTCGCAGCAGGGCGAAGCCGTAGTACGGCGCCCAGCATAAAACGTAGGCGGCCAGCACCAGAATCAGCACCACCACCGTCCTCCGACGCCTCTGCAGCCTCTTCCGGATCTGCTCCGTCTGGAAACCCGGGACGTCCTTAAACCACAGCTCCCTGGAGATCTGGACGTAGCAGACCGCCATGACGGTCACCGGGCCCAGGAACTCCAGAGCGAAGA
The DNA window shown above is from Plectropomus leopardus isolate mb unplaced genomic scaffold, YSFRI_Pleo_2.0 unplaced_scaffold10710, whole genome shotgun sequence and carries:
- the LOC121963281 gene encoding prokineticin receptor 1-like; this translates as HFQLFFSIIIRDSSDRHSSRCSLPVRRYMAILHPLKPRMKHQTAYCVILTVWIVPIFISIPSAYMASETTYPHVKGHTHKTFCAQIWPVDQQVFYRSYFLLIFALEFLGPVTVMAVCYVQISRELWFKDVPGFQTEQIRKRLQRRRRTVVVLILVLAAYVLCWAPYYGFALLRDFYPTLISRDKNSLVVFYIIECIAMSNGVINTFCFMSVRNHTKRLKKAGKFPLRLVTFVAAKSVDEGEARTSSLRVTEDADGARLK